In Lolium rigidum isolate FL_2022 chromosome 7, APGP_CSIRO_Lrig_0.1, whole genome shotgun sequence, the DNA window agagactcgaacctccattgctagtcctcgaaTCTGGCCTTTATGATATTCTCTGGCTCTGACTTCAACATGAACCAAAATGTCACATGATGGCAACAAAGAACGGAGCTTCGCATCGTTTTCTCTAGAACTAAACGGTTGAAATAAAACCGTAGGTGTACacaaccgaataccacccgatccagcaaaacaGCCATTATTGATggggtttgtacatccactcccaTAACCAGTAGCGCTAGGCTCACTTTtcaatatgtatgtatgtgtatgtatgtatgtTAGTATGTATGTCATCAATTCAGCATTGCGCATACTAGAATACTCAAGGCATGATTACCACCAATAATGAACTCCATGACGGAAACTTcctcatacataaacttttgattTGGAAGCAATACAATGATGGCACTCGAGCAAGATTTGCAAAGCTACGATCATGGCGCGGGTCGCACACTAAATTCCCTTTCGTTTTTGTTTACTCTTCAATCTTCAGTCGACCAGTCGTGCTCGTACCTAACAGAAGACGCCACCCTCCACCCTGCCTACCTCCTCTGTAGTACTGCACCCAGATAGAAACTTGAGGTTCAGGGTCTTGTTTTGTTTCTACTTCATTCCCAATCCATGTGTTGGCTATGCTTGTACGTAGGCTGGTGGTTGCTCGCTCGATCCCTGCAAATCTGCGACTGTTAATCGCCAATTTGGCATGCTCGACCTAGCTAACTCGGTACCTGCAGTCCAGCACCCGTCTCGTCGCGCCGAGATAATCTCGTAGCTAGTGTCCCCGCAACCACTGGCAGGAGGCGATCGGTCGTCCGGCACAACGCACCGCGAAATCATCAGCGCGATCATAGATACTGCAGCCACTTACAGACATGATTTGCCTCCACGCTCGCTCGTGGCGGCCACTGATTTTTTATAAGCAGCTTTAGCCTGAGACGATCGAATCACAATCAGTAGCATACACATACTGGAAAAACTGTCCGAAATCAGCAAAAGAACCGTGGATATAAAATTATAAATACTAGTACGGTGAATTCGTCGCTGGAAATTTTAAAAATCGTTAGGGGATAGGCTGTGACCTGAACTTCTGTTTGCACTGCACCGCAGTCCGCAGACAAGTCTGAATATCAAACGAGTACTTGGTCCGCGCTGCATGTATCTCGAACTCGTTTGAAAGCTGAAACGGGTACTCGGCAACGACTGTAGAGCTCGCAGCTTTTGTAACGCGCGCCGCTGTGCTATCGAGAAACAGATGCACGGCAGGGTCCCATTGATCATCCGTTGCTGTTGGACTACATGTTCTGTTCTGGAACCACAAACTACAGCGCACTAGCTAGCTGCTTCTTCATGCCACTCTACACGGTCGAATTAGCATTCTGTAATGAAGAAGATGCTACTAGCTCTGTGATGTGATCCAGTATGTATAAGAACTAAGCTACCCCACACGAGGGCCAAAGCAAAACCACACTGCATCGATGCGTTTCGTGGTGGACCAAAGATTGGACTTTTGGAAGCGCTCATGTCCCCTGCAGGCACCGAATCATAGCTGGTCTGCCTCAACCTCAAGAAACTTACTTGGTTCATACTCCTAGCTGGCAGCCCGTTCACCTTCTGCTGCCAAACTCATGTGCGGTGCATTGTGATTGCGATTCAGCTGGTCCTCGACCCTGGTTTTGAGCTGGATAGAGACAATAATTAGTACAAGCTGCAGGCTTGTGATAAAAGGAGCTCCATGCCCTCTGCTGAATCACTGTTTGTAGAAGTGCATGGCCTCCATCCCCGGTCTCTCCTTTGGCTGGTCTCCGATCAGACAGTACATACATCTTGAATTCAAACATTTTGACTTGGGGACCATGCTGTCGTTTTTCTCAGGCAAAAACTATGCTTCATCTAATTAATGGAGAAGTTAAAAGACATTTCACAAGGTTCCTAGAGTTGGCAAAAAACGTGCCCACCCCTTACTACAAAAGCCTACTCTTGTGGCAAAACATTACTTAGGCTTAGTTTGGTAGCATAGTATTTTAAAAACAGAAGTATTCGAATACTGAAGTATTTTATCGTGTAAgcagtagatacttcagttttgaCATTTCTCAGTATTCTGAAGTATTGTGAATACTTTATACCTGTTTGGTTACTGCTAATTTGTGAAGCAATGGGCATGATTCTCCCTCCAAGCATCTTTAAGCGCCTCACTTGGTCCACTTTCCAAGCTTCAAAATTACTAACTATGATTTTCATTTCTTCTAGTAGGTTGGTGTTGTGAGATTTATCCTCATTGTTCTTCAGCGTTTGGCAACTGCTGCCGCATAGTCCATCAATTTGTTTTTTCTTTATACCATGTTGGAGAGAATATTCAAATGTCGTTCAGCAAGCTAGCATTTTAATAGTCTACGTTGCTTAAGTTTCAGTGATAGCATAAGAGCAACTAGCAGCAACGAGGTGGAGAAATTCCTTTTTCTCCCAAATCTCAGTTTCAAAAAAAGAGGTCCGGACTTGattttttattactgagaaaataCTACGGAAGTATTGAAACTGCAATTTTGTGTTGTAGCCAAACAGCTCAAAGTATTAAAAAACAAAGTATTTTTGAAAACAACGGTATTTTTAGAATACTCCAAAAATACTTTGCTACCAAACTAAGGCTTAGGTTTTTGGTGACCACTGTCATCAAATTTCTCGCTTCCTTCTTGATATTAAGTGCAACAATCCGCCACATGGTAGAGCTATCACAAAACACCCTTGCATTTCCCGAGAGTGGTCCACGATGCATGATAGTACGATCTACCTTCGTTCCAATGAATAAGTCTTATACtgcttttgaaaagtcaaaccacgtACTTTGACCaggttttttaaaaaaaattatcaacatgcaaaatacaaaacaaTATCATTACTTGCTCGAtagaatatcatatttgttgacagatagaatatcatatttgttgacagatttttctaaatattttatCAAACTTTACATGGCTTGATTTTCAAGAAAATATGAGACTTATTAATTAAAATGGGGGAGTAATTGGtccattgtactccctccgtcccaaattagttgtcccaattttttttaaatatggatgtatctagacatgttttagtatCTTGATGCATCCATGTTTTAACAAACTTGAGACAACTAATTTGGGACGGAGGATAGTAATATTAATTTGAAGTTCAGTTGATGAACAAATAACACTTGACAGTGAATTACACTTCTCACATGTTCACAACATATATGGAAGTGGAGGTAAGAAAGTAAGAACATACATTAATCAAAGAGACTCTCCACAGAAACagatatgcatgacatgacaGATTGCTATAAGATGCCGCTTACGCTTTTCCACCGCAGCTCACGGCAAACTTTTGCGCCATAAAAAGTGCCCGCACGGCAGCTCACTCCACATTCCCTTCTGTACAGTACAGCAAGTGCACCACAAAGCAGAGCGAGGAGCTACTGCGAGACTTCCAATTGCGCCGCTCCCGCACCATGCCACCGCCGGGCTCCTGGTTCTACAAGCTGCGGCGCAGGCGAGGCGATGCCGGCGATGAGGACGCTGCTGTGGTGCTCGCGAGCAAGCTGAGAGGCGACCGTGCTCCGACGGAGGCCCCGGCGCCGCCTTGCTCTCCGAACAGAGCGTCCTACTACGTCCCGAGCAGCGACCGTGGCCCGGCCACGGGGAACCCCAAGCGCCGGGACACGCAGTTCCCGCGCAGCCCGCAGCGCGGCGACATCATCTTCGACGTGGTCACCGTCCAGGCAGCCGCCGCCTGCGACACCGACCGGTTCGACGGCCTCAAGGCGATGCCGGAGCTGAAGCTGCGGCCGATCCTCACCAAGCCGGCCGGCGCCgccaagaaggtcgaaggggAGGAGGCCTCGCGCAGCGGCGGCACCAGCGCGGCCGCGTCGCCGACGGCCAGGGTGCGGCGACGGCGGCTCCACGTGCAGCCGAGCGGCGAGCGGAAGGGGAGGGCGGCGAGCGCAAAGCAGCAGCCGGCGGTGACCAGGCCTAAGAGCCGTCGcgccaggcggcggcggtggctgcggGAGAGCCTCGTGGTGGTGAAGGAGTcggcggagccggaggaggaCTTCTTGGCGAGCATGGCGGAGATGATCGCCGCCAACGAGGACGTCCGGGCGTCGCCGCGCGGCCTCGAGGAGCTCCTCGCATGCTACCTCGCCCTCAACGCCGCCGAGCACCACCTCGCCATCGTCGCCGCCTTCACCCGCGCCTGGCTCGCGCTCGACACGACCAGCTAGCTACTCCCCCTACGTGTGCCCGTGTACAGTACGCCCGCGCGCGTCTCCGTGCGAATTACCGCGGTGAATTACAGGTTTCTGAAAGTGTTTGCAAAAATCGCAGAACCTTTTCCGTTTGATCGATCGATATCCGTCTGATAGCTGCCTGCGATTTCGCAAAGCGGAAGCAGGATCGATCGATGAGTGCATGCGCGTCGTCACGGGGCACCCTGCTTTGGTTCCAGCCTCTCTCAAGGGAATCGATCGTGTGATGTTGTCTTTACAGATCGGACTAGGCCTACCTGCGTCAGGTTTTGTTCTTGTTGGAAGAACTCGTCCATCTTTTTTGCTGGCTAGAGAAGCATCTGCGCATATTGTCATCCGCATGGTACAAAATTCCGTTTTACCGATAGTACCGACCTGCAGGGCTGCAGCCTGCCGGCATGGGTGACACCCTTCGATCTCACGTGCAACTTGCTGCCTCTGCTTCAGATTTCCCTCTCTCCGTTGCTGATCAAAAGAAGTTTTTAggaaccttaataattttgtagaATCCTTTTCTCTTGAAAAAGGAGCAATTTTTTTGCCACTATTCATTAATTAGGACGGAGTGTCCTGACAAGGCCAATAAAAGTCAAACAAAAGTAAGAAAGTGATTACTCTCCCCCTCGTTACAAAACTGAGGGCCCTTTTGATTCATATGATAAAAAAAACATAACAATAGGAAAAACATAATGTTTTTTATAGGACCTACACTGCAAGATTCTAATAGGATATGCTCCAGTGAATCAAACAAATTATGTAGAAAATTTTCATATAGGATCCAAATCCTACGCAATTTCTATAtaaatcctataaatcaaaggGCCATCAAACTCTTCGCCCTGGTGGTGACCCAAAGTTTAGCCTCGCGCTTAATGATATCTAGAGAATAGTCGGAGGCACGACTTTGTTGTTGAAGACCCTCGTGTTTCGTTCCTTCCAAATTATCCAACTCACGAGCATACATAGGGAGGCCAATGCCTTCCGGTTTGGGGTGGCCTTACAATACATCATAGTCCACCAAGCTTTGAGAGAGATATCCGCCGTCCACTTATGAGTTTGGATAGTGGAAATGCCAATCCAATCCTTCACCATACCACAAAGCCTCTTGGAGATGCGACAATGTAAGAAAAGGTGCACCGCCGTCTCTTGCATTTGCTTGTAAAAAAGGTAAAATACCACGATTTTTCCAACCTCTTCTCTCAAGACGATCCGTCGTCCAAATTCTATTTTAGATGGCCAACCACACGAAGAATATGACCTCTGGAGGTCTCCAAGCTTTCCAAACCAACTTGCTCAAGCTTTCCAAAGAGATAGGGCTTTCCGCCCAAGTTCAGTGATTGGATTGCCGCCTTGCTTTGTATCTCCTCCTCGCATGTCCTCCTAAATGGTGTCGCTAGCTCTCCAATCAAGCATGGGagaggtttaaggcaaggggaTACTCAATGGCCACTTTTGTTTGCCCTCGCCATTGATCCCTTGCAACAAATCCTTCATTTGGCAACACAAAATGATCTCCATCACAAGATTAGATGAAGAGAAACAAATGTTAGAACCTCCCTTTGTACGGATGATGCGGCCATCTTTGTGGTGCCTAAGAAGGAGGACATCCAAAATCTATCCTCTATCCTCGAGATTTTTTGGAGAGGTCACCGCTCTTGAGACAAAGTTCGATAAGAGCATAGTGGTCCCTATTAGGTGCCAATATATTGATCTTGACGAGGTGCTCCGTAGAATCATCATAATCAAAATCGTGTATCCAGAATTTATAACGTTGCGTAGGTCGGGATCTTGCAAGGATAAATGATTAGATTGAATTTTAACTATGATCTTCTCGCATAAGAGAACTTTAGTAATGATTTCTGAATTGCCTTAAATCTAATGCATATTCGGatatattttttaaaatgtttaaaCCTTATTGCAACACAATTCATAtattaattttaaaaaattaccTGTACAAATTAATTACGGGTTACATAGGTAAAATGTGATCCCCGTCCAGACTATTTATTAATATAATTTCTTATACTTGGAATTCTAGTCAGCCACCTCATGCTCACCAGTGAGCGTTGATACATGACATGTTGTTTGACCTCATGGCTTCCGTCTGATCCAGGAGACCTAGATCTATGGGAATCTTCATCTTTTGGAAGTAGGAGCTTCAAAACAGTGCCTCCAATGAGGTAACCGATGCCAAACGCCTCCACTATCTAGTTCGGCAAGCCAAACCTCAGGTTTACATCGGAACTTAGCGGGACTGCTACTAGGACGATGCCTTCAAAGAAGGTTGGCAGTGCCCTTAAACATCGTAGAATCATGCGCAACGATGAGCCGGTGCAAAGGATTTTCATTGATGGCAGCCCCTCGAACCAAGAGATCTGGAGAGACATGAGGTCAGCTCACCGAGGGTGAAGGATTCTCCTTGGCACTAGGCCCTTGAAACAGGAGATCTTGAGACACGGGGCCAAAGGATTTCTCCTTGGTGGTAGTCCCTCGAACCAAGAGATCTAGATACACGTGAGGTTAGCTCTCCGGGGGCAAAGGATTTCTCCTTGGACGTAGTCCCTCGAACCAAGAGATCTCGAGACACTGAGATTAGCTCGCCGGGGGAAAAGGATTTCTCCCTAACGGTAGTCCTTCGAACGACGAGATATGGAGATACGTGAGGTCATCTCGCTGAGGGGGAGGGGGCACCAACGCAGAAGAGAAGGTCGTGCCTAGCCAATATGGACatatgtaagggtacattgcccctatgtgtggttttggtaattaatgaaaacccctatggactaatgttttcattgagtttatatgaaggaatattccataggtactacttgtactccatatgttggattcaagtatggatgccatgaagataaagatataccttgtgtattggcatcaagatcatcgatacaaagttgagttgggcaagttcaagatgagcatctcaagtgaatcacatgcttgaagcttaccatccatttggtgataatggactagtgaagatgtgtatcaatggagctttcccatcatagtgtatgggggagcatttcgagtcttcacgaagcaacattggtcaagtgaggcattccggcttgagtgaagcttgaagagttatcatcaaggtcaagcgggatgcgcaaggcaaaggtatggccttgctaggttttccttttaccggtctcaaggtggatgttgggagaccggattataggatacatagccgcactattaagaggggctttcggttgggtaacttgatcacatcgtcttagggagctcaatcctttgcatactttgcatatccgtattgcttcttggtgtttctctgtgtgagattcttgagcttgttgctagctttacaacaagcccaagttcatcgaaaacggaatccgcatgcatcttctattgcgttttcgaggttgggtgattttaccggttattcatgatataaggttctaccttttatattcatgataaaatcccctcctatagattcttgtgttttcactttccatgGGATAGCATTTGttattatcttccaaacaaaattggtttcattcgaatcggggtTCGGGAGCAAATGTTATTAAAGAaagagtaaaagaagaaaaagaaaagaaaaaggaaaaaggggggAGGctgccggttgggcgcccggcctgccgggccagacgccggcccacccggtcgaccgggcggccaccggcccacgcgccggccTTGCCCGGCCACCTCCCCGGCCTGACCGGATCCCGCACCGGGCCGCCTCGGCCTGCCGCTCCCCCGCCGGCCTGTGACCGGCCTTGGGCCTAGTCCACAACCGGCCTGCCCGGATCTCTCCCCGGCCCGACCGGGAATCCCACTAGGCCGCTTCTCTGGCTTCGGCCCACGCGGCCTGCTCCTCCCCGCGCGCCTGTGCCGAATCCGCCGCCCAGCGCGCTATGCTCCGctcccggtcggtgggccggtccgaccggacaggccaccggcctctccggcccaggatccggtcggccggcctgctgaccggctgggcgactttttaggcgtttttatgcgttttccaccccgtttcttccccaacggttatttttctccctagactataaatagcccttcttccaccttgagcatgtgcttcttcctctttctctcacctccattgttgcatttgaagaagttgctctctcccttgcttcctccaaccattcttgctcatatttgaggatttgagagaggagatctagatctacacttc includes these proteins:
- the LOC124672988 gene encoding transcription repressor OFP1-like, with the translated sequence MPPPGSWFYKLRRRRGDAGDEDAAVVLASKLRGDRAPTEAPAPPCSPNRASYYVPSSDRGPATGNPKRRDTQFPRSPQRGDIIFDVVTVQAAAACDTDRFDGLKAMPELKLRPILTKPAGAAKKVEGEEASRSGGTSAAASPTARVRRRRLHVQPSGERKGRAASAKQQPAVTRPKSRRARRRRWLRESLVVVKESAEPEEDFLASMAEMIAANEDVRASPRGLEELLACYLALNAAEHHLAIVAAFTRAWLALDTTS